Part of the Subtercola frigoramans genome, ATCCAGAATTCGCCGATCTCGGGGTTCGCGTAGAACTCGTCGGAGTCGCGGCCGGCGCGCTCGCGGAAGTAGAGCGACGCCGTGTGGCCCTCGCCGCCATCGTGTGCTTCTGGGCCGTCGATCGGTTCGAGTACCAGCACGGCCCCGGGCTCGCTGTCTGAACCCCAGCCGGTGAGGTACGCGAAGGAGGTGTGGGCGCGGAAGGCGTAGTCGGTGTCGTTCGAGCGCTGCTTCAGGCGCCCGGCGGGGATGATCAGCCGCATGCCCGGGTACATGGCCGAGATGCGGGCGCGACGGTCGGCGGCGAAGGGAGCCTGTTCGCGGGCGGGCGGCAGAACATCCGTTCGCTCAGCCCAGCCCTCGGAGATGTAGTGCTTGAAGGCCTCGGAGCCGGGGGTGGTCGAGCGGTTCGAGGTGGCCCGCGGGGCGGGGTCGGTCACAGCGGTGTCTGTTGATTCAGCCATACTCCATTGTCTCGCTCGTGGTGGGCGATTGCGACTCGGGCAACTGACGAGCACCGGGGCCCGATCTGGTAGTCGGCTGAGAGCGCTGATCGAGCGCCTAGCATGGGGGTATGCCTGACGTTGCACCCGCATTCCGCGGTCCTGTCGATCTTCACACTCACAGCAGTGCGTCAGACGGAACGGAAACGCCGTACGAGGTCGTGCGCTCGGCACACGAGGCGGGCCTCGGAACGCTCGCACTGACCGATCACGATACGACGGCAGGATGGGCATCCGCGTCACAGGCCGCCCGCCACTTCGGCCTCTCGCTGATTCCGGGAATGGAACTCAGCACCCGTCAGGAGTACGCAAGCGTTCATCTCCTGGCCTACCTCTTCGACCCGGCAGACGAAGCGCTGCTGGCCGAGACGACCACGATCCGAAACGCTCGGATGAAGCGCGCTGAGAGCATTGTGGCCCGTATTTCAGAGGACTACGACCTCACCTGGCAGGACGTCCTCGACCAGACCACCGAAGGGGCGACCATCGGCCGGCCGCACATCGCCGACGCTCTGGTCGCCAAGGGCCTCGCGCCGACACGGAGTCATGCCTTCCAGGGCATATTGCACTGGAAGGCGGGGTACTTCCAGCCCCACTACGCACCGACGCCGCTGATCGGGGTGCAACTGGTGGTGGCGGCCGGGGGAGTGCCCGTGCTCGCCCACCCGGGAACGAGCGGTCGCGACCGGGTGATTCCCGAGTCCAACCTTCGCCGACTGGTGGATGCTGGGCTCTTCGGTCTCGAGATCGAGCACAGTCTCAACACGGCCGACGGAAAGACCAGGCTCTACGAGCTCGCCAAGAAATTCGGGCTCCAGGTCACCGGGTCGAGCGACTACCACGGCTCAGGCAAGCCGAATCGGCTGGGCGAGAACACCACGCCCCTCGAGGTTCTGCAGAAGATCGTCGACCGGGCCACGGGATCGCTTCCGGTTTACGCCTGAGTCACGACGGCAGTCCCGTTTCGCCTGGAACGTCTTCATCTGACCCGTTCCGCCTGGCACCGTCTTGCAGCCGCAGTCGTTCAGTTCGTCAGTGAGACGACAGCCTGGGCGACAGTGAAGATCGCCAGGCCCGCCAGTGAGCCGACGACGGTTCCGTTGATGCGGATGAACTGCAGGTCTTTTCCGACCTGGATCTCGATCTTCTGGCTGGCCTCGCGGCCGTCCCACCGCTCGACGGTCTCGGCGATGACGGCGGCGATGTCGTGGCGATAGTTCTGCACGAGATGGGCGGCGGCGTTGCCAACCCAGGTGTCGACGGTGAGGGCGAGCCGGGCATCCGACACCAATCGCGTGCCGACATCGGTGAGGGTGGATTGGATCGACAGGCGAAGCGGGCTTCCCGGGGTGGCCAACGAGGATTGCAATGCCGACTTGATCGCGTCCCAGGCCAGGCCGGCCAGTTCCCGCAGGCGAGGGTCGTCGAGCAGGCCCACTTTGACACTTTCGAGGCGGCGCATCATCTCGGGGTCATGTTGCAGGTCTGTGCTGAGCTGCAGCAGGTACGCGTCGAGGGCGAGGCGGAGCTGGTGGGTGGGATTCGCCTGCACCGCCTGCACGAACTTCAGCGCTTCGCGGTAGACACGTTCGTCGACCAGTTTGTCGACGAACGACGGTATCCAGCTGGGCAGGCGCCGCGACACCAGCTCGGTGAACGAGTCGGGATTGGCGGCGAGCCACTGTTCGGTCTTGTCGACGAGGAGGTCGACAGCGAGGTGATGGTGGCCGGATTCGATCACCTTCTGGGCGAGCTCGCCGATCTGGGCCGACCAGTCGCGCCCGACCAGGTGCGTTCGCGCCAGGCCTTCGATGACCTCGCGGATCTCGTCGTCGCTCAGGAAGGTGAGGGCGCCCTGCAGCCCACTGGCGAGTTCCTCGGTGATGCGCTCGGCATTCGCTGGTTTCGAGAGCCAGGTGCCGACCACCCGGGAGACGCCCACATCGGCGAGTTTCTGGCGCACGATCGCCTCGGAGAGAAAGTTCTCTTCGACGAATTCGCCGAGGCTGGCCCCGATCTCGTTCTTGCGGGTCGGGATGATCGCGGTGTGCGGAATCTTCAGCCCCAGCGGGTAACGGAACAGTGCGGTCACGGCGAACCAGTCAGCGAGGGCGCCGACCATGCCACCTTCGGCCGCTGCGCGCACGTACTGCAACCACGGATACCGGGTCTGCAGCGCGAATGCAACGGCGAAGATCACCGCCATCATGATCAACAGGCTTGTCGCCAGGAGCTTCATGCGGCGAAGTGCCTGCAGCTTCACGAGCTCGTTCGGGGTCAGCTCGTTCGGGGCCAGTCGATTCGGGGCCAGTGGATTCGGTTGCCCACTGCTCACTGTGGGGTCTGGCTCACTCGGGGCGTGGTGCGCGGTTGCGCGAGCGCGTGCGCCTGCGAGGAGCGCTGTTGCCGTCGTGGTGCTCGTGGCCCGCGTGTGCCGGCCCGCTTGCCGGTGCGTCGCCCGATCCGCCTGAAGCGCCTGAGAAGCTGACGGCAGTCGTGTCGCCGGCCAGGCCGCTGGCCGTGACCTCCGTCGTGGTGGTGGATGCCCCGCTGCCGTTGGGGCGACGGTTGCGCGACCTCGGCGGGCGCTCACTTCCCCCTTCACGTGGAGCCCGGTTTGCGCCCGAGCCGCCAGCGTTCGAGGTATTACCGTGTGACCCGCCGGTCGAGCCCTCACGCGGAGCGCGGGGCGGTCGATCAGCAGCGTCGACGCCCTTCGCCGGGGGAGTGGGCTTCAGGCGTCCCTTGACGCCTGCCGGAATGTCGAGATCGGTGAAGAGGTGCGGGGAGGAGGAGTAGGTCTCGACCGGCTCCGGCTGGCCCATGTCGAGTGCCTTGTTGATCAGGGCCCACTTGTGCAGATCATCCCAGTCGACGAAGGTGACCGCGATTCCCGTCTTGCCGGCGCGACCGGTCCGACCGGCGCGGTGCAGGTACGTCTTCTCGTCTTCGGGAATGGTGTGGTTGATCACGTGCGTCACGTCGTTGACGTCGATGCCGCGGGCGGCGACGTCGGTGGCGATCAGAACGTCACGCTTGCCAGCCTTGAACGCGGCCATGGCGCGCTCACGCTGCTCCTGGTTGAGGTCGCCGTGCACGGCTGCGGCGTTGAAACCGCGGTCGCCGAGTTCTTCGACCAGCCTGGCCGCTGCACGCTTTGTGCGGGTGAAGATGACGGTCTTGCCTCGGCCGTTGGCCTGCAGGATGCGCGCGATGACCTCGTCTTTGTCGAGGTTGTGGGCGCGATACACGACGTGCTTGATGTTGGCCTGGGTGAGACCTTCGTCAGGGTCCGTCGCGCGGATGTGGATCGGGCGCGTCATGAATCGGCGTGCGAGCGCCACGACCGGGCCGGGCATCGTCGCAGAGAAGAGCATGGTGTGGCGGCCAGCCGGGGTCTGCGAGAAGAGCTTCTCGACGTCGGCGAGAAAGCCGAGGTCGAGCATCTTGTCTGCCTCATCGAGCACCATTACGCGAACGTTGGCGAGCGAAAGCAGGCGTTGGCCTGCGAGGTCGAGAAGACGACCGGGCGTACCGACGACGACCTGCGCGCCGGCCTTCAGCTGCTCGATCTGGCCCTCGTACGATTTGCCGCCATAGATGGCGATGACCGTTGTCGGCCTGTTCTTGGCCGCAAGCTGCAGGTCTTCGGTGACCTGCACGGCGAGTTCACGGGTTGGCACGACCACGAGGGCCTGCACTCCGGGGGCCGGGTTCTGCCCGAGACTCTGCAGCAATGGGAGGCCGAAGCCGAACGTCTTGCCGGTACCGGTCTTGGCCTGGCCGATGATGTCCTGGCCCTCGAGGCCGAGCGGGATGGTCTGGGTCTGGATCGGGAACGGGTGGATGATGCCCTTCGACGCCAGCGCGTCGACGAGGTCCTGGTCGACCTTGAGGTCGCTGAAGGTCGATTCGTCGATGATCGCATCGGGAAGGGTGGGGTCTGGTGCGATCACGTCGATGACGGCGACAGCATCGATCGCGTCGGCATTGGGTTCTGTGAATGTCATTGGGGGTGCCCTGTCGTTGTGTGGGCTACGCCTGAAAGAGAAGAGTCCTGAGAAATGCACCTGAAGTGAACCTGAGGTGCACATCGTGTACTGCTCGGTCACGAAGTGCCCGGATACGCGATTTTCTTCAGAACTAGGGCCGGCGATGGCGCCTGGCTGGGGGGCGTAGACGCCCCGATTCGTGTCAGGGCTGCATTCAGTTTAGCCGAGCATCCGGAATTCGCCGCCGTGGGGCGTGCAGGGTGCTGTCAGCTGTCACTGAAGTCATCGATCGGTAGCCCACTGCCAGCCGGTAGACTCACCGGGTGTTTGACGTTTTCAAGCGCCCAAAGGTGCGCATAGAGGTTCCGCGGCTGAAGCAGCGTCGGCCTCCAGCGCTGACCGAGCGTGTCAACCTGGCTGAGCTCACGCCGGAGATCGTGCCCTACCTCGGGCAGGCGGCCTACATCCAGCTCTCGGTGTTCGAGTCTTTGGCGCGTGCGGTGATGCTCGCGCCCAACGTCGGGGCGAAGGAGCTGCTCGGGCCGGCCGCGGGCTTCGCCTTGGGTAAGCATGAAATGCTGACGGCAGAGCTCCGAAGACTTGTCGCCGAACCGTCGAGCGTCATCGAGCCGTTTGCGCCCGCCATCGACAGGTACGCCGCTGAGATCCGCGGTGCGGACTGGTTCGAGTCCCTGACGAGCATCTATCTGACCGCAGGGATCCTGGACGACTTCTTCGTGTTGCTGGCAACGGGTCTCGAAGGCGACGTCGGCCCACGCGCGGCCAGGATCGTTGCCGGTGACGATGGCCGCCAGGTGATCGTGACCATGCTCTCCGACGCGATGTCGGCCGATTCCATGCTCAGCTCGCGGCTTGCACTGTGGGGGAGGCGACTCGTCGGCGACACACTTCTGGTTGCCCGGTCAGCCATTCACCACAGCGGCAACCCACAGAACGATGAACAGCGGATCGAGCCGGTGTTCACGGAGCTGATCGCCAAGCACAGCCGGCGCATGGACGGGCTGGGACTGACCGCCTGAGCGGTGCGGTTACTCGAGGATTTGCCTAGACTGTTCGCGCTTTCGGAGACAGCAGGGCACTGAGCTGGGCCCGGTCCCTGCTTCGCCTGGCACGCCCGATGGTCAATGCCGAAACCGAGACGACTGCCGCTGTGAGCAGCAGCGTCGTCGTCCAGATCCAGCCGCCGTTCCAGGCCCAGCCGAGCCAGGTCAGTGCCTCCCACACGACCGAAGCGGTGGCCGCCCCGATC contains:
- a CDS encoding PHP domain-containing protein; its protein translation is MPDVAPAFRGPVDLHTHSSASDGTETPYEVVRSAHEAGLGTLALTDHDTTAGWASASQAARHFGLSLIPGMELSTRQEYASVHLLAYLFDPADEALLAETTTIRNARMKRAESIVARISEDYDLTWQDVLDQTTEGATIGRPHIADALVAKGLAPTRSHAFQGILHWKAGYFQPHYAPTPLIGVQLVVAAGGVPVLAHPGTSGRDRVIPESNLRRLVDAGLFGLEIEHSLNTADGKTRLYELAKKFGLQVTGSSDYHGSGKPNRLGENTTPLEVLQKIVDRATGSLPVYA
- a CDS encoding DUF445 domain-containing protein; protein product: MSSGQPNPLAPNRLAPNELTPNELVKLQALRRMKLLATSLLIMMAVIFAVAFALQTRYPWLQYVRAAAEGGMVGALADWFAVTALFRYPLGLKIPHTAIIPTRKNEIGASLGEFVEENFLSEAIVRQKLADVGVSRVVGTWLSKPANAERITEELASGLQGALTFLSDDEIREVIEGLARTHLVGRDWSAQIGELAQKVIESGHHHLAVDLLVDKTEQWLAANPDSFTELVSRRLPSWIPSFVDKLVDERVYREALKFVQAVQANPTHQLRLALDAYLLQLSTDLQHDPEMMRRLESVKVGLLDDPRLRELAGLAWDAIKSALQSSLATPGSPLRLSIQSTLTDVGTRLVSDARLALTVDTWVGNAAAHLVQNYRHDIAAVIAETVERWDGREASQKIEIQVGKDLQFIRINGTVVGSLAGLAIFTVAQAVVSLTN
- a CDS encoding DEAD/DEAH box helicase, translating into MTFTEPNADAIDAVAVIDVIAPDPTLPDAIIDESTFSDLKVDQDLVDALASKGIIHPFPIQTQTIPLGLEGQDIIGQAKTGTGKTFGFGLPLLQSLGQNPAPGVQALVVVPTRELAVQVTEDLQLAAKNRPTTVIAIYGGKSYEGQIEQLKAGAQVVVGTPGRLLDLAGQRLLSLANVRVMVLDEADKMLDLGFLADVEKLFSQTPAGRHTMLFSATMPGPVVALARRFMTRPIHIRATDPDEGLTQANIKHVVYRAHNLDKDEVIARILQANGRGKTVIFTRTKRAAARLVEELGDRGFNAAAVHGDLNQEQRERAMAAFKAGKRDVLIATDVAARGIDVNDVTHVINHTIPEDEKTYLHRAGRTGRAGKTGIAVTFVDWDDLHKWALINKALDMGQPEPVETYSSSPHLFTDLDIPAGVKGRLKPTPPAKGVDAADRPPRAPREGSTGGSHGNTSNAGGSGANRAPREGGSERPPRSRNRRPNGSGASTTTTEVTASGLAGDTTAVSFSGASGGSGDAPASGPAHAGHEHHDGNSAPRRRTRSRNRAPRPE
- a CDS encoding ferritin-like fold-containing protein, coding for MFDVFKRPKVRIEVPRLKQRRPPALTERVNLAELTPEIVPYLGQAAYIQLSVFESLARAVMLAPNVGAKELLGPAAGFALGKHEMLTAELRRLVAEPSSVIEPFAPAIDRYAAEIRGADWFESLTSIYLTAGILDDFFVLLATGLEGDVGPRAARIVAGDDGRQVIVTMLSDAMSADSMLSSRLALWGRRLVGDTLLVARSAIHHSGNPQNDEQRIEPVFTELIAKHSRRMDGLGLTA